One Candidatus Kryptobacter tengchongensis DNA window includes the following coding sequences:
- a CDS encoding 2-oxoglutarate ferredoxin oxidoreductase subunit beta, translated as MSEVMEKIKQAKVEYKSEVKPTWCPGCGDYGVLAAFIRALGEMKIPTHKLSIVSGIGCSSRFPHFVRGYNLHTVHGRALPVALGVKIANPEIEVFVVGGDGDGFAIGGGHIPHVARRNPDMVYIILDNAIYGLTKGQVSPTSTLTMTTTTTPYGAIEPPINPVMLLLAYGATFVARGFSSNTKQLTQLIIEATRHKGFAAIHVISPCPTFNMEITFDFVREKVVEIPPEHDPTNKLKAFELAMAQDKIYTGIFYREERPTFESNLEKIISKFDGAIDEAVKKERLEKLFDQFA; from the coding sequence ATGAGTGAAGTAATGGAAAAAATAAAACAAGCGAAGGTTGAGTATAAAAGCGAAGTTAAACCAACATGGTGTCCAGGTTGCGGTGACTACGGAGTGCTTGCGGCTTTTATAAGGGCGCTTGGGGAAATGAAAATTCCAACTCATAAATTAAGCATTGTTTCCGGAATAGGTTGTTCAAGCAGATTTCCCCACTTCGTTAGAGGGTATAATCTTCATACCGTTCATGGGAGAGCTTTACCAGTTGCACTTGGAGTTAAAATAGCGAATCCAGAAATTGAAGTTTTTGTTGTCGGTGGAGATGGAGATGGATTTGCAATAGGTGGGGGGCATATTCCGCATGTCGCAAGGCGAAACCCAGATATGGTTTATATAATTCTTGACAACGCAATTTATGGCTTAACAAAAGGTCAAGTTTCACCTACTTCAACTTTGACGATGACAACAACGACGACTCCCTACGGGGCGATTGAACCACCAATTAATCCAGTTATGCTTCTTCTTGCTTATGGCGCTACTTTCGTAGCCCGTGGGTTTTCGTCAAACACTAAACAGCTAACTCAACTTATAATTGAGGCGACAAGACATAAGGGCTTTGCTGCAATTCATGTTATATCGCCATGTCCAACTTTCAACATGGAAATCACCTTTGACTTTGTCCGTGAAAAGGTTGTTGAAATTCCGCCAGAGCATGACCCGACAAATAAGCTGAAGGCATTTGAACTTGCGATGGCTCAGGATAAAATTTACACTGGGATATTCTATCGTGAGGAGAGACCAACATTTGAAAGTAATCTTGAGAAAATTATATCCAAATTTGATGGCGCGATTGATGAAGCTGTAAAAAAAGAAAGATTAGAAAAGCTTTTTGACCAGTTTGCGTAA
- a CDS encoding 2-oxoglutarate ferredoxin oxidoreductase subunit alpha, whose protein sequence is MSNNGRLNDVVVRIGGEGGEGVMSAGEILTYSAARASYRVFTFRTFPAEIKGGLAMYQFRVSPHDIYSMGDKLHILMAFNQEAFDNYASILADDGVLFYDPAECKPPENFTKRKYEVPLKELAMSAGTHLAKNMVATGFLTAVLGIPIEKSEYQIIDKFKRKGEKILEQNLTAFRSGIEYANRYLDELSMFRLGEPEGKDRRIILSGNQAIGFGAIAAGCKVAVGYPITPASPVLEFLARYLPRFGGKVIQNEDEISALATCIGASYAGLKVMTPTSGPGLALMTELITYASMAELPVVIVDVQRAGPSTGMPSKTEQTDLYHVVFGGPGEAPRIVVAPANVSDCFYETIKAFNLAEEYQMPVIILSDQVLAYQTEAIPKPDVNSIKVVHRLEPDYENQNSEYLRYKITETGLAPIAIPGHPGFEYIAPGLEHNERGNPNYTPKVHTEMQKKRFKKIETLAQTLENENNDYYKVEGAKVLIISWGSTYGAIREAIARAEMQGIKVSHYHPRILNPLPKKKVKEIIQSYEKVIVVEQNYHGQFANILRMFVDYNPIKLNNYGGIPFTSEEIYNKIIEVAK, encoded by the coding sequence ATGTCAAACAACGGTAGATTAAACGATGTTGTGGTAAGGATTGGGGGCGAAGGCGGTGAAGGGGTAATGAGTGCTGGGGAGATATTAACTTACTCCGCAGCGAGGGCATCATATCGTGTTTTCACATTCAGAACTTTCCCTGCTGAGATAAAGGGTGGGCTTGCGATGTATCAATTTCGTGTAAGTCCACATGATATTTATTCAATGGGTGATAAACTGCACATCTTAATGGCTTTCAACCAAGAAGCTTTTGATAATTACGCTTCTATTCTTGCTGATGATGGTGTTTTGTTTTATGATCCAGCGGAATGCAAACCTCCAGAGAACTTCACGAAGAGAAAATATGAAGTTCCCCTTAAAGAGCTTGCAATGTCTGCTGGGACACACCTTGCAAAAAATATGGTTGCAACTGGATTTTTAACAGCTGTGCTTGGGATTCCAATTGAGAAATCAGAGTATCAGATAATTGACAAATTCAAACGCAAAGGTGAAAAAATCCTTGAGCAGAATCTCACCGCTTTTAGAAGCGGAATTGAGTATGCCAATAGGTATCTTGATGAACTGAGCATGTTCAGGCTTGGGGAACCTGAGGGTAAGGATAGAAGAATAATTCTTTCAGGAAATCAAGCGATTGGTTTTGGTGCGATAGCAGCAGGGTGTAAAGTTGCTGTTGGTTATCCGATTACCCCTGCTTCTCCAGTGCTTGAATTTTTGGCAAGATACCTTCCAAGATTTGGGGGTAAGGTGATTCAAAATGAAGATGAGATATCAGCTCTTGCAACTTGTATCGGTGCCTCATATGCAGGTCTTAAGGTTATGACACCAACTTCTGGACCGGGTCTTGCTCTTATGACTGAGCTTATAACATACGCATCAATGGCTGAGCTCCCTGTGGTTATTGTTGATGTTCAAAGAGCAGGACCGTCAACTGGGATGCCGAGCAAAACGGAGCAAACCGATCTTTACCATGTCGTCTTTGGAGGACCTGGTGAAGCACCGAGAATTGTAGTTGCCCCAGCAAATGTAAGCGATTGTTTCTATGAAACTATCAAAGCATTCAATCTTGCGGAAGAATATCAAATGCCTGTAATTATACTCTCTGACCAGGTGCTTGCTTATCAAACGGAGGCGATTCCTAAACCGGATGTTAATTCAATTAAGGTTGTGCATAGGCTTGAGCCGGATTACGAAAATCAAAATTCAGAATATCTCCGTTATAAGATAACTGAAACTGGACTTGCTCCAATTGCTATACCGGGACATCCAGGATTTGAATATATAGCCCCAGGGCTTGAACATAACGAGCGTGGAAATCCAAACTACACTCCGAAAGTTCACACAGAGATGCAGAAAAAGCGGTTTAAAAAGATTGAAACGCTTGCTCAAACCCTTGAGAATGAAAATAATGACTACTATAAAGTTGAAGGCGCAAAAGTGTTGATTATCTCCTGGGGTTCAACTTATGGAGCTATAAGGGAAGCAATTGCAAGAGCGGAAATGCAAGGGATAAAGGTAAGTCATTATCATCCTAGAATTTTAAACCCACTTCCAAAGAAAAAAGTTAAGGAAATCATCCAAAGCTATGAGAAAGTCATCGTTGTTGAGCAAAATTATCATGGACAATTTGCAAATATATTAAGAATGTTCGTGGATTATAACCCGATAAAGCTAAATAATTACGGTGGCATTCCTTTCACATCTGAAGAAATTTATAACAAAATAATTGAGGTAGCGAAATGA
- a CDS encoding cytochrome c-type biogenesis protein produces the protein MESVGLFTAFLFGILSFLSPCVLPLVPGYISFVSGLSFEELRESESSKRFLIKTLLSSVFFVFGFSIVFVALGASATAVGKFLSDNMNIISKVAGVIIILFGLHMTGIFKIKFLNYEAKLKTKGKPLGLIGAFVVGFAFAFGWTPCIGPVLATILVLASQQETIKQGILLLSVYSLGLGIPFIITSLSVNFFFKWFSKVRRYLNVVEITSGVILILLGVLIFTNSLGVISAYIMKLFPFLSKFS, from the coding sequence ATGGAAAGCGTTGGATTATTCACCGCGTTTTTATTTGGAATTTTATCCTTTCTTTCTCCTTGCGTCTTACCGCTTGTGCCGGGATATATTTCTTTTGTCTCAGGGCTTTCCTTTGAGGAGTTGAGAGAATCGGAAAGTTCAAAAAGGTTTTTGATAAAAACTCTTTTGAGTTCGGTATTTTTCGTGTTTGGTTTTTCAATTGTTTTTGTTGCACTTGGGGCTTCTGCAACAGCGGTTGGGAAATTCCTTTCTGACAATATGAATATAATTTCAAAAGTTGCTGGCGTTATTATAATTCTTTTTGGTTTACATATGACGGGGATTTTCAAAATAAAATTTTTAAATTACGAAGCAAAGCTGAAAACAAAGGGCAAGCCACTTGGCTTAATTGGGGCTTTTGTAGTTGGCTTTGCTTTTGCCTTTGGATGGACTCCCTGTATTGGACCAGTGCTTGCAACAATTCTCGTTCTTGCTTCGCAACAGGAGACGATCAAACAAGGAATTTTGCTTCTTTCAGTATATTCGCTTGGGCTTGGTATTCCATTTATCATCACAAGCTTGAGCGTTAACTTCTTTTTCAAATGGTTTTCAAAGGTGAGAAGATATTTAAATGTGGTTGAGATAACAAGTGGTGTCATTTTGATTTTGCTTGGCGTTTTAATTTTTACGAATTCGCTTGGAGTTATCTCGGCTTATATTATGAAACTTTTCCCATTTTTGAGTAAATTTTCTTAA
- a CDS encoding LSU ribosomal protein L9P yields the protein MKVILRQDFENLGKFGDIVEVKEGYARNFLIPRKIALPATPGNIKMIETEKKQKAFKLERERLSAQQLAEKLSGIEITIPMRAGENERLFGSVTAQMIVNELEKLGFEIDRRKILLDEPIKMLGKYEIPIRLHPDVSAKIKVNVVQIEEEKSTEG from the coding sequence ATGAAGGTTATACTGCGTCAAGATTTTGAAAATCTCGGGAAATTTGGTGATATAGTTGAAGTGAAGGAGGGTTATGCAAGAAATTTTTTGATCCCACGGAAAATAGCTCTTCCGGCTACTCCTGGAAATATAAAAATGATTGAAACTGAAAAAAAGCAGAAGGCATTTAAACTTGAAAGAGAGAGATTATCTGCTCAGCAACTTGCTGAGAAACTTTCAGGGATTGAAATTACAATCCCGATGAGGGCTGGGGAAAATGAGCGACTGTTTGGTTCTGTGACTGCGCAGATGATTGTTAATGAGCTTGAGAAGCTTGGATTTGAAATTGATAGAAGGAAAATTTTGCTTGATGAGCCGATAAAGATGCTTGGTAAATATGAGATTCCGATAAGGCTTCATCCTGATGTAAGTGCTAAGATAAAAGTTAATGTTGTTCAGATAGAGGAAGAGAAAAGCACTGAAGGTTAA
- a CDS encoding SSU ribosomal protein S18P: protein MMESDEKVLRLRKKKICRFCEAGEIYIDYKDEKKLGKFLTEQGKIIPRRVSGNCAMHQRQLTRAIKRARHLALLPFVAEAVK from the coding sequence ATGATGGAGAGCGATGAAAAAGTATTACGTTTAAGAAAGAAAAAAATATGCAGATTCTGTGAAGCTGGCGAGATTTACATTGATTATAAGGATGAGAAAAAGCTTGGGAAATTTTTGACTGAGCAAGGGAAAATAATTCCACGCAGGGTAAGCGGGAACTGTGCTATGCATCAACGTCAGCTTACCAGAGCTATTAAAAGAGCTAGACATTTAGCTTTGCTCCCATTTGTTGCTGAGGCAGTGAAGTAA
- a CDS encoding single-strand binding protein, giving the protein MAKEFKMPELNSVVIVGNLTKDPVFRQTTKGTPVVNFTIASNRRFRDSKRQWKEDVCFVGVVAWNKLAESCRGRLKKSSAVLVEGELQSRNLKTADGRTRTVVEIKARRIQFLDRRGPASGNNEGQAQSSSSQSQQSDALNKYLSNEEPKI; this is encoded by the coding sequence ATGGCAAAAGAATTCAAAATGCCAGAGCTGAACAGTGTCGTCATAGTTGGTAATTTAACAAAAGATCCGGTGTTTCGCCAGACGACAAAGGGGACACCGGTTGTTAATTTCACAATTGCATCAAACCGTAGATTCCGGGACAGCAAGAGGCAGTGGAAGGAAGATGTATGTTTTGTTGGTGTCGTCGCTTGGAATAAACTTGCTGAATCGTGTAGGGGTAGGTTGAAGAAGTCAAGCGCTGTTCTTGTTGAGGGTGAATTACAGAGTAGGAATCTCAAAACCGCTGACGGAAGGACGAGAACAGTTGTTGAGATCAAAGCGAGAAGAATTCAATTTCTTGATAGGAGAGGACCTGCTTCAGGAAATAATGAGGGTCAAGCGCAATCCTCTTCTTCCCAAAGTCAGCAATCAGATGCTTTGAACAAATATCTTTCAAATGAAGAACCAAAAATTTAA
- a CDS encoding SSU ribosomal protein S6P — MARKIPKNMLSRRWYETTFLINASLDDPIIEQIIKKYENFTKEKGGEIILMERWGRRRLAYPINKKNSAFYVYFEYFAPPTIVSELERAFQLDENIMRYLTVVVTKKALKAKEQEKRRGRITIEHLGLGSVESIAQVEEEETFEEDEEE; from the coding sequence ATGGCGAGAAAAATTCCGAAGAACATGCTTTCAAGGAGATGGTATGAAACGACATTTTTAATTAATGCTTCACTTGATGATCCGATAATTGAGCAGATCATCAAGAAATATGAAAATTTCACAAAAGAGAAAGGAGGAGAGATAATTTTAATGGAACGTTGGGGAAGAAGGAGGCTTGCTTACCCGATAAACAAGAAGAACAGTGCTTTTTATGTGTATTTTGAATATTTTGCTCCGCCGACGATAGTTAGCGAACTTGAGAGAGCTTTTCAGCTTGATGAGAATATTATGAGATATCTTACGGTTGTTGTAACCAAGAAGGCTTTAAAAGCCAAAGAGCAGGAGAAAAGACGTGGAAGGATTACAATTGAACATCTTGGACTTGGGAGTGTTGAGTCAATTGCGCAAGTGGAAGAAGAGGAAACATTTGAAGAAGATGAAGAGGAATAG
- a CDS encoding peptidyl-tRNA hydrolase, PTH1 family, giving the protein MIAIFGLGNPGREYEMTRHNVGFMVVDEIAKKLEIDFKPGKGDYLIGPGKYKGSEFLLVKPLTYMNNSGIAVKDVVERFKLDLKDVFVICDDLNLPLGVIRLRQKGSDGGHNGLYSVIYHLKTTDFPRLRCGIGNPEKMRNMVDFVLSRFDDDEIDKLNEMIGQAVEATFCFISDGILTAMNRFNKKVKPKDKTP; this is encoded by the coding sequence ATGATTGCTATATTTGGACTTGGAAACCCTGGAAGGGAGTATGAGATGACGAGACATAATGTTGGTTTCATGGTGGTTGATGAGATTGCGAAGAAGCTTGAAATTGATTTTAAACCGGGGAAAGGTGATTATTTAATAGGTCCAGGCAAGTATAAAGGTAGTGAATTTTTGCTTGTTAAGCCGTTGACATATATGAACAACAGTGGAATAGCGGTGAAGGATGTGGTTGAGCGGTTTAAGCTTGATTTGAAAGATGTTTTTGTTATATGTGATGATTTAAATTTGCCACTTGGAGTTATAAGGCTACGTCAGAAAGGAAGCGATGGAGGACATAACGGATTGTATTCGGTAATTTATCACTTGAAAACGACGGATTTTCCGAGGTTAAGGTGCGGGATAGGGAATCCAGAGAAGATGAGAAACATGGTTGATTTTGTTCTTTCAAGATTTGATGATGATGAAATTGATAAGCTAAATGAAATGATCGGACAGGCGGTGGAAGCGACATTTTGTTTTATCTCTGATGGGATTTTGACCGCAATGAATAGGTTTAATAAGAAAGTAAAACCCAAGGATAAGACTCCATGA
- a CDS encoding large subunit ribosomal protein L25 has translation MTEITLSAEIRKTGKSASNQLRRAGKIPGIYYAPGEEPLPIAVKESELKNLIYTTEAHIVKLKLNNGKEFQCILKDVEFDPVTDKPIHFDLYGLKAGARITLEVPIVLVGKAPGVEKGGIIEHLLHTVEVECSSDAIPEHIEVDISKLDIGDSIHVRDLNIPGVRILENELAVVVAIVPPRGFEVEAEAKPEEAQPSTPSQPEKQSE, from the coding sequence ATGACTGAGATAACTTTAAGCGCAGAGATAAGAAAAACAGGGAAAAGTGCTTCAAATCAGCTAAGGCGAGCTGGGAAGATCCCGGGAATTTACTATGCTCCTGGCGAGGAACCATTGCCGATTGCAGTGAAAGAATCAGAGCTCAAAAATCTAATTTATACAACGGAGGCTCATATAGTTAAGTTAAAGCTTAATAATGGAAAAGAGTTTCAGTGCATTTTGAAAGATGTTGAATTTGATCCTGTAACGGATAAGCCAATTCATTTTGACCTTTATGGTTTGAAAGCTGGTGCAAGGATAACGCTTGAGGTGCCCATTGTTCTTGTTGGCAAAGCACCTGGGGTTGAAAAAGGTGGGATCATTGAACATCTGCTTCACACTGTTGAGGTTGAATGTTCAAGCGACGCAATTCCAGAACATATTGAGGTTGATATAAGTAAACTTGATATCGGCGATTCAATTCATGTCCGTGATTTGAATATCCCAGGGGTTAGAATTCTTGAGAATGAGCTTGCTGTTGTTGTTGCGATCGTTCCACCAAGAGGTTTTGAGGTGGAAGCTGAAGCTAAACCTGAAGAAGCTCAGCCATCTACGCCATCTCAACCTGAGAAACAGAGCGAATAA
- a CDS encoding ribose-phosphate pyrophosphokinase — MSQLKIFSGRSSKELAEKIADEIGEPLGNCEIRNFSDGEIWVKYLENIRGNDVFIIQSTFPPSDNLMELLIMIDAAKRASARRITAVIPYFGYARQDRKDQPRVPITSKLVANLITVAGADRVLTMDLHAPQIQGFFDIPFDHLYSAVVLVPAIREMVGEEEFAVVSPDIGGVKFARGYAKRLHAELILIDKRRSRANESEVVNVVGDVKGKTIVIVDDIIDTAGTFVNAANALIDRGAKKVFGACTHPILSGNAVERIENAPVEKILVTDTVPLRKGSPKIEVRSVAKIFAEAIKRIHCNESLSVLFEIEN, encoded by the coding sequence ATGAGTCAGCTTAAGATTTTTTCTGGTAGGTCAAGCAAGGAACTTGCTGAAAAAATAGCAGATGAGATAGGCGAACCGCTTGGAAATTGTGAAATACGAAATTTTAGCGACGGTGAAATTTGGGTTAAGTATCTTGAGAATATTCGTGGAAATGATGTTTTCATTATCCAATCAACTTTCCCGCCATCGGATAATTTGATGGAACTTTTAATAATGATTGATGCTGCGAAGAGAGCCTCAGCGCGCAGGATTACCGCTGTTATACCTTATTTTGGTTACGCAAGGCAAGATAGAAAAGATCAACCACGGGTTCCTATAACATCAAAACTTGTTGCAAACTTGATAACAGTTGCAGGGGCTGACAGAGTCCTAACAATGGATTTACACGCCCCTCAGATTCAAGGATTTTTTGATATACCCTTTGATCATCTTTATTCTGCGGTGGTTCTTGTTCCAGCTATAAGAGAGATGGTTGGCGAGGAAGAATTTGCTGTTGTTTCACCTGATATAGGTGGAGTAAAATTTGCCCGTGGCTATGCTAAAAGATTACACGCTGAACTCATTTTAATTGATAAAAGAAGATCGCGTGCGAATGAATCTGAAGTTGTCAATGTTGTTGGGGATGTAAAAGGGAAGACAATAGTTATAGTTGATGATATAATTGATACAGCTGGGACATTTGTAAATGCTGCAAATGCTTTAATTGATAGAGGGGCAAAAAAAGTTTTCGGTGCTTGTACACATCCAATTTTATCAGGGAATGCTGTTGAGAGAATTGAAAATGCACCAGTTGAAAAAATACTTGTAACAGATACTGTCCCGCTTAGGAAGGGATCACCAAAAATTGAGGTTCGTTCGGTAGCCAAAATTTTTGCAGAAGCAATAAAAAGAATTCATTGTAATGAATCGCTGAGTGTTTTATTTGAAATTGAAAACTAA
- a CDS encoding NADH-FMN oxidoreductase RutF, flavin reductase (DIM6/NTAB) family, protein MKKEIQLDKANRILNIGGVVLITAKFAKRDNITPVAWNVPISKEPALVAVAIAPERFIYELIEKSKEFAINLPTLEILKEVYFCGKNSGRDVDKFEKTKLTREKAKFISAPLIKECIANLECKVEKIYPAGDHNLIVGRVLRAVVEEELFDDYLKVNLERAKTIHHLGGSLFTIPERIIDVKRL, encoded by the coding sequence ATGAAAAAAGAAATCCAACTTGACAAGGCAAATCGGATTTTAAACATCGGAGGTGTTGTTTTGATAACTGCAAAATTTGCAAAAAGAGATAACATCACACCAGTTGCGTGGAATGTTCCAATAAGTAAGGAGCCAGCACTTGTTGCGGTTGCAATTGCTCCCGAAAGATTTATTTATGAATTAATTGAAAAGAGCAAGGAATTTGCAATTAACCTGCCAACGCTTGAAATCTTAAAAGAGGTTTATTTTTGTGGGAAAAATTCGGGTAGAGATGTGGATAAATTTGAAAAAACGAAACTTACAAGGGAAAAAGCAAAATTTATCTCCGCACCATTAATAAAAGAATGCATTGCAAATCTTGAATGCAAGGTTGAGAAAATTTATCCCGCGGGTGATCATAATTTGATAGTAGGGAGAGTTTTAAGAGCAGTTGTGGAAGAGGAGTTATTTGATGATTATCTGAAGGTAAATCTTGAAAGAGCGAAAACGATACATCACCTCGGTGGAAGTTTATTCACGATTCCAGAGAGGATAATTGATGTGAAGAGATTGTAA